From a single Mycosarcoma maydis chromosome 2, whole genome shotgun sequence genomic region:
- a CDS encoding E1 ubiquitin-activating protein UBA2 (related to ubiquitin-like protein activating enzyme) has protein sequence MASIASSSTQNGTSAQPARYALAETILGKDAFHRTNTAKVLVVGAGGIGCELLKNLVLTGFGNIEIIDLDTIDLSNLNRQFLFQKQHIKKPKSLVAKQTASSFNPLVNIVAHHANIKEPRFGVAYFQRFDLVLNALDNLDARRWVNKMCIAANVALLESGTTGFRGQVQPIRPGVTECYDCQPKETPKTFPVCTIRSTPSTPIHCIVWAKSWFFTQLFGADDETEDAELDKAIADGEDAQEIDSLRKEAREMRDLRASLLQAAKQDDQQCVRTVVERIFNKVFKSDIERLLGMDEMWTHRPVKPVPLVFKDAVNGVSVVESNAAGTEIAEAIVSDTTASTPAAISTASADQPLSNASTLKDQRTLSLQDNVELFLSSTAALAIRAAADLSNPLSFDKDDDDALDFVTSTSNLRSIVYHIDRKTRFQVKQMAGNIIPAIASTNAIIAGMLVLQALHILSGRWNKTRFITLTRGSDRYISGFPPAQPNPRCGVCQDVYVAVAVKSLKRVTLADVVERVAKEALEMDAEELVVYDGSRILADPDFDDNLDKSLDDVGLQQGSILTITDEDQRLQAVNIVISVFEHEGDGAGSIKMLTENAMKPKPRFVERAEEQDDESDDDDDIIAVVDKANVPIKAAPAEATTVAGKKRPHPDQDASPSPSPSSTALSVSNSALVSDKKQKIQPDGSSANAAIEFD, from the coding sequence ATGGCGTCGATAGCTTCGTCTTCCACACAGAACGGCACCTCGGCTCAACCCGCTCGCTACGCACTTGCAGAGACGATCCTGGGCAAGGATGCGTTCCATCGCACCAACACTGCTAAGGTTCTCGTCGTTGGGGCCGGAGGAATTGGCTGTGAGCTTCTCAAGAACCTCGTCCTGACGGGCTTTGGTAAcatcgagatcatcgaccTCGATACTATCGATCTATCTAACCTCAACCGTCAGTTTCTCTTCCAGAAGCAGCACATCAAGAAGCCCAAGTCGCTCGTAGCAAAGCAGACCGCATCCTCCTTCAATCCGCTCGTCAACATTGTTGCTCATCATGCCAACATCAAGGAACCTCGTTTCGGCGTTGCGTATTTCCAACGCTTTGACCTCGTCCTAAACGCGCTCGACAACCTGGATGCGCGACGATGGGTCAACAAGATGTgcatcgctgccaacgTCGCTCTCCTCGAGAGCGGGACCACAGGTTTCAGAGGACAAGTGCAGCCCATCCGACCTGGTGTTACGGAATGCTACGATTGCCAACCAAAAGAAACACCAAAGACGTTTCCGGTTTGCACGATTCGCTCCACTCCTTCCACGCCAATCCATTGCATCGTATGGGCCAAAAGCTGGTTCTTCACTCAGTTGTTTGGTGCGGATGACGAAAccgaggatgccgagctcgacaaggcgattgccgatggcgaagaTGCTCAGGAAATCGATAGTCTCCGTAAAGAGGCTCGCGAGATGCGCGACCTTCGAGCTTCGTTGCTCCAGGCGGccaagcaagacgatcagCAATGCGTCCGCACCGTGGTAGAGAGGATCTTCAATAAGGTCTTTAAGAGCGATATTGAGCGCCTGCTGGGTATGGACGAGATGTGGACGCATCGTCCCGTCAAGCCTGTTCCGTTGGTGTTCAAAGATGCCGTCAATGGTGTTTCTGTGGTTGAGAGCAATGCTGCTGGGACAGAAATCGCCGAGGCGATCGTCTCTGATACTACCGCCTCCACACCTGCAGCCATTTCGACAGCCAGTGCTGATCAACCGCTATCGAACGCATCTACACTCAAAGATCAACGCACATTGAGCTTGCAAGACAACGTCGAGCTTTTCCTCTCCAGCACGGCGGCGCTCGCTAttcgcgcagcagccgacCTCTCCAACCCACTCTCGTTCgacaaagacgacgacgacgcgcTCGATTTTGTCACTTCAACCTCGAACCTGCGCTCGATCGTCTACCACATCGACCGCAAAACGCGCTTCCAAGTAAAACAGATGGCGGGCAACATCATCCCCGCCATCGCCTCGAccaacgccatcatcgccgGAATGCTCGTCCTTCAAGCCTTGCACATCTTGAGCGGCAGATGGAACAAGACACGTTTCATCACGCTTACGCGTGGCTCAGATCGATACATTTCCGGTTTCCCGCCTGCTCAACCCAATCCGAGGTGCGGTGTTTGTCAGGATGTGTATGTGGCAGTTGCAGTCAAGAGTCTCAAGCGAGTGACGTTGGCGGATGTGGTGGAAAGGGTGGCCAAGGAGGCGTTGGAGATGGACGCGGAGGAGCTGGTGGTGTATGATGGATCGAGGATTTTGGCTGATCCTGACTTCGATGACAACTTGGACAAGAGTTTGGACGACGTGGGCTTGCAGCAGGGATCCATCTTGACCATTACGGACGAGGACCAACGATTGCAGGCTGTCAACATTGTGATTTCTGTGTTTGAACACGAGGGAGACGGAGCTGGTtcgatcaagatgctcaCAGAAAATGCGATGAAACCGAAACCAAGATTTGTCGAGCGcgcagaagagcaagacgacgagagcgatgacgacgacgatatTATCGCCGTGGTGGACAAGGCTAATGTACCAATCAaggcagcaccagcagaaGCAACGACGGTAGCAGGCAAAAAACGTCCTCATCCAGACCAAGACGCTTCCCCTTCCCCTTCGCCTTCCAGCACTGCACTATCCGTCTCAAACTCAGCCCTTGTTTCGGACAAAAAGCAGAAGATCCAGCCGGACGGGTCGTCCGCAAACGCTGCAATCGAGTTCGACTGA
- a CDS encoding uncharacterized protein (related to GGA2 - Arf-binding protein), with translation MYNHHSQGRYGSGSRSSSSTDTPQGALGALADWAARNLDPETQSSPVSIYVERCCHPSLSSPNLALNLELADYVNQKKANTPREAAFETVRKINSRNPHVGMLGLSLLDILVKNCGYPFHLQIATKEFLNEMVKRFPERPPVFASPVQSKILELIHEWKLTLCVTSKHREDLVHIRDMHRLLTYKGYRFPNVDSRAASVMNSDNNLKSPEELEEEDRAAQGAKLQELIRRGTPKDLAQAQELMKIMSGAEPENKPDYSKQTRRELDKVQSRAILLNDMLNNAKQGERFVSGDAYDQIASHLRSVQPRIQKWIGDVEEGSGGGEAADNMDRLLLVNDLINQVVERYKQFTQGNYDAKAVIDPSIDPSKGGADAVPTAKISDLISFDDDESKSKTQSAQQGGASGSIMDDFASLTFNDVPVAMTAPSSTAPTTTLGGLPADLFSNNSGSSTPNSTNAITNPASGLGNWGALQLPTTATSTSTSPRIPQAAPTSHQNLLDMPALTPVSNAASRSSTNVQAQPQQKPKSTDPFADLDAMFK, from the coding sequence ATGTACAACCATCACTCGCAAGGCCGCTATGGCTCCGGCTCTCgttcttcctcttccaccgACACACCTCAGGGCGCACTCGGAGCTCTCGCAGACTGGGCTGCGCGCAATCTCGATCCGGAAACCCAATCTTCACCTGTATCGATCTACGTCGAACGTTGTTGTCATCCATCCCTCTCCTCACCCAACCTGGCGCTCAATCTCGAGCTGGCCGACTACGTCAATCAGAAAAAGGCCAACACGCCGCGTGAGGCAGCATTTGAGACAGTTCGCAAGATCAACTCTCGCAATCCGCACGTGGGCATGCTCGGCCTGTCTCTGCTCGATATCCTTGTGAAAAACTGCGGATATCCGTTTCACCTTCAGATTGCAACGAAAGAGTTTCTCAACGAAATGGTCAAACGCTTCCCAGAACGACCTCCCGTGTTCGCCTCTCCGGTGCAAAGCAAGATCCTAGAGCTGATCCACGAGTGGAAGCTCACTCTCTGTGTGACATCCAAGCATCGCGAAGACCTGGTTCACATTCGTGACATGCACCGTCTGCTCACCTACAAGGGTTATCGATTCCCCAACGTCGACTCGCGCGCTGCCAGCGTGATGAATTCGGACAACAATTTGAAATCTCCCgaagagctggaagaggaagatCGAGCTGCCCAAGGTGCCAAGTTGCAAGAATTGATCCGGAGAGGAACTCCCAAAGACCTCGCCCAAGCGCAGGAGCTCATGAAGATCATGTCCGGAGCCGAACCGGAGAACAAGCCGGATTACAGCAAGCAAACGAGGAGggagctcgacaaggtgcaAAGCAGAGCCATCTTGTTGAACGACATGTTGAATAATGCCAAACAAGGCGAGAGATTTGTCAGCGGGGATGCGTATGACCAGATTGCGAGCCACTTGAGAAGCGTACAGCCGAGGATTCAAAAGTGGATCGGAGACGTGGAGGAAGGTTCGGGTGGTGGCGAGGCAGCGGATAACATGGACAggctgctgttggtcaACGACCTGATCAACCAGGTTGTGGAGAGGTACAAGCAGTTTACCCAAGGGAACTACGATGCCAAAGCGGTGATTGATCCTAGTATCGACCCGAGCAAAGGTGGCGCTGATGCTGTGCCGACGGCGAAAATCAGTGACCTGATCAGtttcgatgatgacgaaTCGAAATCAAAGACGCAGTCGGCACAGCAGGGAGGCGCAAGTGGAAGCATCATGGATGATTTTGCTTCGCTTACATTCAACGATGTACCCGTTGCTATGACTgctccaagctcgactgcTCCAACAACCACGTTGGGTGGTCTGCCAGCGGACTTGTTCAGTAACAACAGCGGATCATCCACGCCTAATTCCACCAACGctatcacgaatcctgCGTCGGGACTGGGCAACTGGGGTGCATTGCAGTTGCCGACCACGGCTACGTCCACTTCGACCTCTCCTCGCATCCCACAAGCTGCGCCTACATCCCACCAAAATTTGCTCGATATGCCCGCTCTGACACCCGTGTCCAACGCcgcatctcgctcgtcgaccaaTGTACAAGCTCAACCTCAGCAAAAGCCCAAGTCTACCGATCCATTCGCTGACCTTGATGCCATGTTCAAGTAA
- a CDS encoding putative ATP citrate lyase subunit 1, with translation MSSKAIREFDAKLLVNYWLPRSPLAHADLKVNADFVAPAPKVAQIAWDPVTNSITDASQLPAWVQSSKLVAKPDQLIKRRGKAGLLKLNCDWADAKTWIQERAGKAQKVETVTGTLNNFIVEPFCPHPADTEFYVCINSAREGDWILFTHEGGVDVGDVDAKALKLLIPADPAAPFPKREEWTSTLLGGVPAAKREVLTDFLIRLYSVYVDLHFAYLEINPLVATDDGQIAYLDMAAKLDQTADFICGPKWAIARDPSIYLGASAGASGNKGEDRGPPMYWPAPFGRDLTKEEAYIAKLDAGTGASLKLTVLNPTGRIWTMVAGGGASVVYSDAIAAHGYAHELANYGEYSGAPSEGQTFEYAKTLLDLMTRGEVNPQGKLLIIGGGIANFTNVASTFKGIIRALKEYKLSLAKHGVRIFVRRGGPNYQEGLKAMRLLGEDLGVEIQVFGPETHITDIVPLALGVKTFEEVTLASQQQNTLPSGAATPAHGAANGTKAENKAIGTVDHNTGERVQPQDQIVHFGAGSTTGERPAYRPFDANTRSLVFGLQPRAIQGMLDFDFSCGRKTPSVAAMIYPFGGHHIQKFYWGTKETLLPVYTSIKEAVAKHPDADVVVNFASSRSVYSSTLEVLDCPQIRALALIAEGVPERHAREILHRAEKAGVLIIGPATVGGIKPGCFRIGNSGGMMDNILASKLYRPGSVGYVSKSGGMSNELNNILSITTNGTYEGIAIGGDRYPGTTFIDHLLRYEQDPECKMLVLLGEVGGIEEYRVIEAVKKGTIKKPIIAWAIGTCAKMFTTEVQFGHAGSMANSDMETASAKNAAMKAAGFIVPDTFEDLPAVIREVYNKLVASGTIQPKPERPAPAIPVDYKWAQELGMVRKPAAFISTISDERGSELMYSGVKISEVFESGMGIGGVISLLWFKRRLPDYCTKFIEMALMLTADHGPAVSGAMNTIITSRAGKDLISSLVSGLLTIGDRFGGALDDAATEFSSAYDRGMTAREFVDSMRKANKLIPGIGHKIKSVSNPDYRVQVVKEFVLTNFPSHKMLDYALAVEKVTTAKKDTLILNVDGCLAVCFVDLLRDSGAFTIEEARDYLSYGFLNGIFTLGRSIGFIGHHIDQKRLKAGLYRHPADDFHIEMATPARVMGTLKK, from the exons ATGTCGTCTAAAG CTATCCGAGAGTTCGACGCCAAGCTCTTGGTCAACTACTGGTtgcctcgatcgcctcTGGCCCACGCCGACCTTAAGGTCAATGCCGATTTTGTCGCTCCTGCGCCCAAGGTCGCCCAGATTGCCTGGGACCCTGTCACCAACTCCATCACAGATGCTTCGCAGCTCCCAGCGTGGGTGCAGTcgtccaagctcgtcgccaaGCCAGACCAGCTCATCAAGCGCCGTGGAAAGGCCGGCCTCCTCAAGCTCAACTGCGACTGGGCTGATGCCAAAACCTGGATCCAGGAGCGCGCCGGCAAGGCCCAGAAGGTCGAAACTGTTACTGGCACCCTCAACAACTTCATTGTCGAGCCTTTCTGCCCTCACCCTGCTGATACCGAGTTTTACGTCTGCATCAACTCAGCACGAGAGGGTGATTGGATCCTCTTCACCCACGAGGGTGGTGTCGATGTCGGCGATGTTGACGCCAAGGCACTCAAGCTCCTCATTCCCGCTGACCCCGCTGCTCCCTTCCCCAAGCGAGAAGAATGGACCAGCACCCTCCTCGGTGGTGTCCCcgctgccaagcgcgaGGTGCTCACTGACTTCCTGATCCGCCTTTACTCGGTCTACGTCGACCTCCACTTTGCCTACCTCGAAATCAACCCCCTCGTCGCCACCGACGATGGCCAGATCGCGTACCTTGACATGgctgccaagcttgatCAGACCGCCGACTTCATCTGTGGTCCCAAGTGGGCCATCGCCCGTGACCCCTCGATCTACTTGGGGGCTTCTGCCGGCGCCTCGGGTAACAAGGGCGAGGACCGTGGTCCGCCCATGTACTGGCCCGCCCCCTTCGGTCGTGACTTGACCAAGGAGGAGGCCTAcatcgccaagcttgaTGCTGGTACCGGTGcttcgctcaagctcaccgTGCTCAACCCCACTGGTCGAATTTGGACCATGGtcgctggtggtggtgcttCCGTCGTCTACTCGGACGCTATCGCCGCTCACGGCTACGCCCacgagctcgccaactACGGTGAGTACTCGGGTGCTCCCTCCGAGGGCCAGACCTTCGAGTACGCCAAGACACTGCTCGACCTCATGACCCGCGGTGAGGTCAACCCTCAAGGCAAACTCCTCATTATCGGCGGTGGTATTGCCAACTTCACCAACGTTGCCTCCACCTTCAAGGGCATCATCCGTGCGCTCAAGGAGTACAAACtgtcgctcgccaagcacgGCGTACGCATCTTTGTGCGTCGCGGCGGTCCTAACTACCAGGAGGGTCTCAAGGCTATGCGCCTGCTCGGTGAGGACCTCGGTGTCGAGATCCAGGTCTTCGGTCCCGAAACGCACATCACCGACATTGTCCCTCTCGCCCTTGGCGTAAAGACATTCGAGGAGGTCACCCTCGCttcacagcagcagaacaCCCTCCCTTCTGGTGCCGCTACCCCCGCTCACGGCGCTGCTAACGGCACCAAGGCAGAGAACAAGGCGATCGGCACCGTCGACCACAACACCGGCGAGCGTGTCCAGCCTCAGGACCAGATTGTGCACTTTGGCGCTGGCTCCACCACCGGCGAACGCCCCGCCTACCGTCCCTTTGACGCCAACACccgctcgctcgtcttcgGTCTGCAGCCCAGAGCTATCCAGGGCATGCTCGACTTCGACTTTTCGTGCGGCCGCAAGACCCCTTCGGTTGCTGCCATGATCTACCCCTTCGGTGGTCACCACATCCAGAAGTTCTACTGGGGCACCAAGGAGACGCTCCTCCCCGTCTACACCAGCATCAAGGAGGCTGTCGCTAAGCACCCCGATGCCGACGTTGTCGTCAATTTTGCCTCGAGCCGATCCGTCTACTCGTCGACCCTCGAGGTTCTCGACTGCCCTCAGATCCGTGCTCTCGCCCTTATTGCTGAGGGTGTACCTGAGCGTCACGCTCGTGAGATCCTTCACCGTGCCGAGAAGGCCGGTGTTCTTATCATTGGTCCTGCCACTGTTGGTGGTATCAAGCCCGGCTGCTTCCGAATCGGAAACTCTGGTGGTATGATGGACAACATCCTCGCGTCTAAGCTCTACCGCCCAGGCTCGGTCGGCTACGTGTCCAAGTCCGGTGGTATGTCGAACGAGCTGAACAACATCCTCTCGATCACCACCAACGGTACCTACGAAGGTATCGCTATTGGCGGTGACCGATACCCCGGAACCACCTTCATTGACCACTTGCTCCGCTACGAGCAGGACCCTGAGTGCAAGATGCTCGTCCTGCTTGGTGAGGTCGGTGGTATCGAGGAGTACCGTGTCATTGAGGCTGTCAAGAAGGGCACCATCAAGAAGCCCATCATCGCCTGGGCTATCGGTACGTGCGCCAAGATGTTCACCACCGAGGTTCAGTTCGGTCACGCCGGTTCCATGGCCAACAGCGACATGGAGACCGCCTCGGCCAAGAACGCCGCCATGAAGGCTGCTGGCTTTATTGTCCCCGACACCTTCGAGGACCTACCTGCCGTCATCCGTGAGGTGTacaacaagctcgtcgcttcCGGCACTATCCAGCCCAAGCCTGAGCGCCCTGCTCCTGCCATCCCAGTCGACTACAAGTGGGCCCAGGAGCTTGGCATGGTTCGTAAGCCCGCCGccttcatctcgaccatctcggACGAGCGTGGTTCGGAGCTCATGTACTCGGGTGTCAAGATCTCGGAGGTGTTCGAGTCTGGTATGGGCATCGGAGGTGTCATTTCGCTCCTGTGGTTCAAGCGTCGTCTGCCCGACTACTGCACCAAGTTCATTGAGATGGCACTTATGCTCACTGCCGACCACGGTCCAGCCGTGTCGGGTGCTATGAACACAATCATCACCTCGCGTGCCGGTAAGGACCTtatctcgtcgctcgttTCTGGTCTGCTCACCATCGGTGACCGCTTCGGTGGTGCTTTGGACGACGCTGCTACCGAGTTCTCGAGCGCTTACGACCGCGGCATGACCGCACGAGAGTTTGTTGACAGCATGCGCAAGGCGAACAAGCTGATTCCTGGTATTGGCCACAAGATCAAGTCGGTCTCGAACCCGGATTACCGTGTGCAGGTGGTCAAGGAGTTTGTGCTCACCAACTTCCCTTCGCACAAGATGCTGGACTACGCACTCGCCGTCGAGAAGGTGACgacggccaagaaggacaCCCTCATCCTCAACGTGGATGGATGTCTTGCCGTCTGCTTCGTCGACTTGCTGCGTGACTCGGGTGCCTTCACCATCGAGGAGGCCCGTGACTACCTCAGCTACGGTTTCCTTAACGGTATCTTCACCCTGGGTCGATCGATCGGTTTTATCGGTCACCACATCGACCAGAAGCGTCTCAAGGCCGGTCTCTACCGTCACCCTGCCGACGACTTCCACATCGAGATGGCTACCCCCGCTCGTGTCATGGGTACCCTCAAGAAGTAG
- a CDS encoding uncharacterized protein (related to l-asparaginase) — MSSSGEALVLCLYAGGTIGMVRKDASSGFAPYPSFLTETLRSQSRFHDPHADSIFSWSDSVDRYKAWSEAFTRPGSGASTPLQGAVSGSASNSLPNEQQISEAVAEKQSATVDVNGASFPNKKRKNEHESIGNPGSLTPSTQAHLEHLYADTASRPASGAASSAAPPFGHPVLVRSSAPKGTSTHHALSSNLSSDAKHLELQLPTLITPRGGVNGKRVRYAVLEYDPLLDSSEMDIPDWIRLASDISLNYENFDAFIVLHGTDTMAYTASALSMLLENLGKSVIVTGAQVPLSELRNDAIENVLGALMLAGSYIIPEVGLYFASTLYRGNRTSKVSNNALAAFDSPNMAPLARVGINIEVAWNLVERSRTVKGFRAHDKMSPNVALLRLFPGLPTSTVKSFLSPPLEGVILESYGAGNAPSRQDLLDVFQHASDRGLVIVNITQCVQGEVSAIYAVGKKLEAVGVVAGGDMTPECALAKLSYLLAKGLEPHEIRELMGRPLRGELTSSRGAGSSHATLAQELTPAGAKAVKADVKTLLAHILQSPHQLQSASSAANKKSGVEMERQANTQALASAAGWDSSSAQVSAATLAVLPYLIYEAACSNDLPMLQWHLHALNQLETVPTISIDEEHFHPSTLIASASVNTGDTAATSHTIDACVSKPDSTTPLEKLQPLHIAAARGFTGVVEQLLQAGCSVHARHAASGHSPLFLACKNANGATAKLLRDAGAHFKEDEVRLARSLLHSQQQNKQTTQAKAIWELAGLSLA; from the coding sequence atgtcgagctcgggcGAAGCGCTCGTTCTCTGTCTCTATGCCGGAGGCACGATCGGTATGGTGCGCAAGGACGCTTCTTCAGGGTTCGCACCGTACCCCTCTTTCCTCACCGAAACTCTGCGCAGCCAGTCGCGCTTTCATGATCCGCACGCTGATTCAATCTTTTCCTGGTCTGACTCAGTCGATCGATACAAGGCTTGGAGTGAGGCTTTTACTCGCCCTGGTTCGGGAGCTTCGACGCCTTTGCAAGGTGCTGTCAGTGGTAGTGCGTCCAACTCGCTTCCGAACGAGCAACAAATCTCTGAAGCTGTCGCAGAGAAGCAAAGCGCAACTGTCGACGTCAACGGCGCCTCTTTCCcgaacaagaagcgcaaaaaTGAGCACGAATCAATCGGCAATCCTGGCTCCTTGACTCCCTCCACGCAGGCCCATCTGGAACACCTTTACGCCGATACGGCCTCTCGCCCCGCCTCTGGCGCAGCGTCGTCTGCAGCGCCGCCATTCGGTCATCCGGTCCTCGTTCGGTCTTCAGCACCCAAGGGCACATCAACCCATCATGCCCTCTCCTCCAACCTCTCGTCCGACGCCAAGCACCTCGAACTTCAATTACCCACGCTCATCACCCCTCGTGGCGGTGTTAACGGCAAACGCGTCCGCTATGCAGTGCTCGAATACGACCCAttgctcgactcgtccgAAATGGACATTCCCGACTGGATTCGTCTAGCCTCGGACATCTCGCTCAACTACGAAAACTTCGACGCGTTCATCGTGCTTCACGGTACAGACACCATGGCTTATACCGCGTCGGCGCTGAGCATGCTTCTCGAAAACTTGGGCAAGTCGGTAATTGTCACCGGTGCTCAAGTGCCACTTTCGGAACTTCGAAACGATGCCATCGAAAACGTGCTGGGTGCACTCATGTTGGCCGGATCCTACATCATCCCCGAGGTCGGCCTCTACTTTGCTTCTACGCTCTACCGAGGCAATCGAACGAGCAAGGTCTCGAACAATGCACTCGCCGCTTTCGACTCACCCAATATGGCGCCATTGGCTCGCGTCGGGATCAACATCGAAGTCGCCTGGaaccttgtcgagcgctCGAGAACAGTCAAGGGTTTTCGCGCGCACGATAAAATGTCGCCCAAcgtcgctcttcttcgtctctTCCCCGGCCTCCCCACGAGCACAGTCAAAAGCTTCCTCTCTCCGCCACTCGAAGGCGTTATCCTCGAATCGTACGGTGCAGGCAATGCACCCTCGCGACAAGACCTGTTGGACGTCTTTCAACACGCTTCCGATCGTGGTTTGGTGATCGTCAACATCACGCAGTGCGTCCAAGGCGAAGTGTCAGCGATCTACGCTGTCGGGAAAAAGTTGGAAGCGGTGGGCGTGGTAGCGGGTGGCGACATGACGCCGGAATGTGCGTTGGCTAAATTGTCGTATTTATTGGCGAAAGGGTTGGAGCCGCACGAGATCCGCGAGTTGATGGGCAGACCGTTGAGGGGCGAATTGACGAGCAGTCGTGGTGCGGGGAGCAGCCATGCCACTTTGGCACAGGAGTTGACGCCAGCAGGTGCCAAAGCGGTCAAAGCGGACGTCAAGACGTTGCTGGCGCACATCCTGCAGAGTCCGCACCAGTTGCAatctgcatcgtcggcggcgaacaagaagagcggcgtcgagatggagcgCCAAGCAAACACACAAGCACTCGCCTCTGCTGCCGGATGGGACAGCTCGTCTGCCCAAGTCTCCGCTGCCACGCTCGCGGTGCTGCCGTATCTGATCTACGAGGCGGCTTGCTCGAACGATCTGCCCATGCTGCAATGGCATCTTCACGCGCTCAACCAGCTCGAAACTGTGcccaccatctcgatcgacgaaGAACACttccatccatccacaCTCATCGCGTCCGCCTCGGTCAACACAGGCGACACTGCGGCCACATCGCACACTATCGACGCATGCGTTTCTAAACCAGACTCAACCACGCCGTTGGAAAAGCTGCAGCCACTCCATATCGCTGCCGCCAGAGGGTTCACCGGTGTGGTCGAACAACTGCTGCAAGCAGGCTGCAGCGTACATGCGCGTCACGCCGCAAGTGGTCACTCGCCGCTCTTTCTCGCTTGCAAGAACGCCAATGGCGCTACCGCGAAACTGTTGCGAGATGCAGGCGCTCATTTCaaggaagacgaggtgagGCTGGCTAGGTCTTTGCTGCACAGCCAGCAACAGAACAAGCAGACCACACAAGCAAAGGCGATCTGGGAGCTGGCTGGTTTGTCGTTGGCCTAG